The genomic window GATGGGAAAGCCTGCTATGTAGTTCTTTGTTCCATCAAGAGGGTCTATATACCACACGTATTCACCGTCCGCAGAGCCTCCCTCTTCCTCTCCTACTACTTTGTGGTCTGGCAGGTATTTTTGTATGTGCTCTCTAATCCTTTCTTCTGATAGCTTGTCTGCAAGGCTGTATATGTCCTTTTCTCCCTTTTCCATTATAGGGTTGTTTTCCTTTCTGTAAAACTCCTTTAGGACTTGCCCTCCCAAAAGGCTTGCTTCCTTTGCCACCTTTAGGAAAAGCTCAAGCTCACGCATCATCCAACACTTCTATACAAGGGAGGCTGTTGCCCTCTAAGAGTTCCAAGAAGGCACCACCACCTGTGGAGACAAAGTCTATGGCGTTATACACTCCAGCTCTATGTATGGCATGGTCTGTATCTCCTCCACCTGCGATGGTAAGAGCGGGAGATTGAGCAAGGAGCTTTGCGGTTTCATATGTGCCATCTTTGAACCTATCAAGCTCAAACACACCCATGGGTCCGTTCCATACTATGGTCTGTGCGTCTGACACTATTTCCCTCAAAAGACCCACAGAAACAGGACCTATGTCAAGACCCATCCAACCCTCTGGTATTTCTTGCCATGGAACTACCCTTGTAGGTGTATTGTCTGAAACCTCTCTGCCTATGACAAAGTCTACAGGAAGATATAGCCTCACATCCAGCTTTTGGGCTACCTCTAAAATGTCCTTTGCGGTGGGGATGAGCTCCTCCTCTACAAGAGAGCTTCCCACCTTATAGCCCATAGCCTTTATAAAGGTAAAAGCCATAGCACCACCTATAAAGAGTTTGTCTACTCTCTTAAGAAGGTTCTTTATAATTCCCAGCTTGGAGGAGACCTTTGCACCCCCTATTATGGCAACCACAGGTCTTTGTGGGTTTACCATAGCCTTTTCAAAGTAGCTTATCTCCTTCTCAAGTAAAAAGCCCATCACCGCAGGTTTTAAAATCTGTGGGACGAGGTATACAGAAGCATGCTTTCTGTGGCATGTGCCAAAGGCATCGCTTACATAAACCTCTCCAAGTTTCGCCAAGCTCTTTGCAAATTCCTCGTGTCCTTTACTTTCTCCCTCATGAAATCTCAAGTTTTCCAAAAGCACCACATCCCCCTCCTGCATTCTCATAACCTCTTTTTCCACCTCTTCACCTACACAGTCAGGAAGGAGTCTCACATCCCGATTGAGATATCTTGAGAGCCTCTTTGCCACGGGTGCAAGGCTAAGCCTTTCATCCCTTCCCTTTGGTCTTCCAAGATGAGACATAAGAATTATCTTCGCCTTTGCGTCAAGCAGATACTCTATGGTTGGCAGGCTTGCCCTTATTCTCGTATCGTCCTCAATGTTTCCAAGCTCGTCCATCGGCACATTAAAGTCCACCCTTACAAGAACCCTCTTACCCTTTAGCTCCACATCTCTGAGTGTTTTTTTTCTAAAAGGCATAGACTACCTCCTAAAAGTCAAAGTCTATATCCTCGTCATCAAATTCAGGACTCTCGCTTGTTTCAAAAA from Hydrogenobacter sp. T-8 includes these protein-coding regions:
- a CDS encoding phosphoglycerate kinase; translated protein: MPFRKKTLRDVELKGKRVLVRVDFNVPMDELGNIEDDTRIRASLPTIEYLLDAKAKIILMSHLGRPKGRDERLSLAPVAKRLSRYLNRDVRLLPDCVGEEVEKEVMRMQEGDVVLLENLRFHEGESKGHEEFAKSLAKLGEVYVSDAFGTCHRKHASVYLVPQILKPAVMGFLLEKEISYFEKAMVNPQRPVVAIIGGAKVSSKLGIIKNLLKRVDKLFIGGAMAFTFIKAMGYKVGSSLVEEELIPTAKDILEVAQKLDVRLYLPVDFVIGREVSDNTPTRVVPWQEIPEGWMGLDIGPVSVGLLREIVSDAQTIVWNGPMGVFELDRFKDGTYETAKLLAQSPALTIAGGGDTDHAIHRAGVYNAIDFVSTGGGAFLELLEGNSLPCIEVLDDA